Proteins co-encoded in one Novosphingobium sp. PP1Y genomic window:
- a CDS encoding sulfite exporter TauE/SafE family protein: MDVYLPIANLSVNGLIIVGLGAITGLLSGIFGVGGGFLTTPLMIFYGIPPTVAAASAASQVTGASVSGVFAHTRRGGVDYQMGAVMVAGGIIGTGIGALLFNLLAQLGQIDTVINILYVVLLGSIGGLMAKESIQSIRAERSGVPMAAKKRRHHPMVASLPMRWRFYRSGLYISPLAPLLLGMGTGILTMLMGIGGGFILVPAMLYILGMSANVVVGTSLFQILFVTMATTMMHALTTHAIDIVLASLLLFGSVTGAQLGAQFAQKASPVKLRLVLAIIVLVVAARMALGLGYRPDDIYTMAPL; encoded by the coding sequence ATGGACGTCTATCTTCCCATCGCCAATCTCTCGGTCAATGGCCTGATCATCGTCGGCCTTGGCGCGATCACCGGCCTCCTTTCGGGGATCTTCGGTGTGGGCGGCGGATTTCTGACGACGCCGCTGATGATCTTCTACGGCATACCGCCCACGGTCGCCGCGGCATCGGCTGCCAGCCAGGTGACCGGTGCGAGCGTGTCAGGGGTCTTCGCGCATACCCGCCGGGGCGGGGTGGACTACCAGATGGGCGCAGTCATGGTCGCGGGCGGTATCATCGGGACCGGGATCGGCGCCCTGCTGTTCAACCTGCTTGCCCAACTCGGTCAGATCGATACCGTCATCAACATTCTCTACGTTGTCCTGCTCGGTTCGATCGGCGGCCTGATGGCGAAGGAGAGCATCCAGTCGATCAGGGCGGAGCGCAGCGGCGTTCCGATGGCGGCGAAGAAGCGGCGCCACCACCCGATGGTCGCAAGCCTGCCGATGCGCTGGCGCTTCTATCGATCCGGGCTCTACATTTCGCCGCTTGCGCCGCTCCTGCTTGGCATGGGCACCGGCATCCTGACGATGCTCATGGGAATCGGCGGCGGCTTCATCCTCGTGCCGGCGATGCTCTACATCCTGGGCATGAGCGCCAATGTCGTGGTCGGTACGTCGCTGTTCCAGATCCTGTTCGTGACGATGGCGACGACGATGATGCACGCCCTCACGACCCACGCGATCGACATTGTCCTCGCCTCGCTGCTGTTGTTCGGCTCGGTGACGGGCGCGCAGCTGGGGGCGCAGTTCGCGCAGAAGGCGAGCCCGGTGAAACTGCGCCTCGTGCTGGCCATCATCGTCCTCGTGGTTGCGGCGCGCATGGCGCTCGGGCTGGGATACCGGCCTGACGACATCTACACGATGGCGCCGCTGTGA
- a CDS encoding TIGR02186 family protein — MKRLRASLCALMALFLLSGARDPILVPEVSQHEVDLQQGFTGTELLLFGAILTPEGSRAAQDYDIVVVLKGPTQSIVLREKQKVAGIWINAASTEFRSAPSYYAIASTRPISEIVDDKTAAIYELGLQWLQLSPIGAINPEEQSRFSAGLVELNQKHGLYRDSEGSVKVSEQVLYQARIDLPSSVPIGTYTAETFAISKGRVVASASSEVEVRKLGFERAVANFSDNYGFVYGLLAVFVSVGMGWLAGRLFALI; from the coding sequence GTGAAGCGCCTGCGGGCGTCGCTGTGCGCGCTGATGGCGCTGTTCCTGCTGTCGGGAGCCCGCGATCCGATCCTCGTGCCCGAAGTCTCGCAGCACGAAGTCGATCTCCAGCAAGGCTTCACCGGCACCGAACTGCTCCTCTTCGGAGCGATCCTGACGCCGGAAGGCTCCCGCGCGGCGCAGGACTATGACATCGTCGTCGTTCTCAAGGGGCCGACTCAGTCGATCGTCCTGCGCGAGAAGCAGAAGGTCGCCGGGATCTGGATCAATGCGGCAAGTACCGAATTCCGCTCCGCTCCGTCCTACTATGCGATCGCCTCGACACGCCCCATCTCCGAAATCGTCGACGACAAGACCGCCGCCATCTACGAACTGGGCCTTCAGTGGCTGCAGCTTTCACCCATTGGGGCGATCAATCCGGAAGAGCAGTCGCGGTTTTCGGCAGGGCTTGTGGAACTGAACCAGAAGCACGGCCTCTATCGTGACAGCGAGGGCAGCGTGAAGGTGAGCGAACAGGTGCTCTATCAGGCGCGCATCGACCTGCCGTCCAGCGTGCCGATCGGTACCTATACCGCTGAAACGTTTGCGATATCGAAGGGTCGTGTGGTCGCTTCGGCCTCGAGCGAAGTGGAGGTGCGCAAGCTTGGCTTCGAGCGCGCCGTGGCGAATTTCTCGGATAACTACGGCTTCGTCTATGGACTGCTCGCCGTCTTCGTCTCGGTAGGCATGGGCTGGCTTGCAGGCCGCCTGTTCGCACTGATCTGA